A segment of the bacterium genome:
CTCCATTGACGGTGACGGCGGGCATGGGCGCACTGTACCGGGCCCCACCCGCGGCCGCCATCGCATCTTGCCTCGCGCCCGGCCGACTGCGAGGGTCGGCGCGCGGCGATGGCGATCTTCCTCATCCGACACGGCGAGACGGCGCTGAACGCGGCGCGCGTCGTGCAGACGCCGGAGACGCCGTTGAGCGCGCGCGGGCTGGCGCAGGCCGACGCGCTGGCGCGGCGGCTGGCCGGCGAGGGCGTGACGGCCATCCTGTCGAGCGATCTGCCGCGCGCGGTGATGACGGCGGAGAAGATCCGCCAGGCCTGCGGCGCGCCGCTCACCCTCGATGCGAGCCTGCAGGAGCGGAACTTCGGCGACGCCCGCGGCCAGCCCTACAGCGCGCTGGGCGTGGACATCCTCTCCTCGACCTACGAGCCGCCGGGCGGCGAGTCGTGGACGGCGTTTCGCGCCCGGGTCGAGACCGCCTGGACGCGCATCGTCGCCGCGCACGCGGCGACCGGCGGCAACCTGGCGGTCGTCACCCACGGCCTCGTCTGCCACGTGCTCGCCGACCGTCACCTGCAGCTCGCCGCCGAGACGCCGCGCGGCGCCTGGCACAACGCCTCGTTGACCGTCGTCGACGCCGCGCCGCCGTGGACCGTCCGCGTGCTCAACTGCACGCGCCATCTCGATCAGCCCTGAGGGGCGCGGGCGGCGCGCCGCCGGCGCTCGCGCTGGGCGCGCGCCCGGCTGGCGGCCCAGGAGCAGATCGGGCAGCGGGAGAAGTCGTGGCCGCGCGCCGGACAGTGCTGGCGCCCGAAGTAGATCATCTGCAGGTGCAGGCGATTCCACGCGGCGGGCGGGAAGAGACGGGTGAGGTCGCGCTCGGTGCGCTCGACGCTGCTGCCGTTCGACAGCCCCCAGCGCGCCGCCAGGCGGTGGATGTGGGTGTCGACCGGGAACGCCGGCTGGCCGAACGCCTGCGACATCACGACGCTGGCGGTCTTGTGGCCGACGCCCGGCAGCGCTTCGAGGGCGGCGAAATCCTGCGGCACGCGGCCGCCGTGTCGCGCCACCAGTTGCTCCGCCAGGGCCTTCAGATTCTTCGCCTTCGACGGCGCCAGGCCGCAGGAACGGATCAGGCCGAGGATCTCGTCCACCGACAGCCGCGCCATGGCGCGCGGCGTCGGCGCCCGCGCGAACAGCGCCGGCGTGACCAGATTGACCCGGGCGTCCGTGCACTGCGCCGACAGCACCACCGCCACCAGCAGGGTGAAGGCGTCCCGGTGGTCGAGCGGGATCGGCACCTCCGGATAGAGCTGGTCGAGGATGGCGCTGATGCGTCGGGCCTTGTCGGCGCGGGTCATCTCGACGGCCACTACCACGTTGGGAGAGGGCGGCGCAGCGTGCCCGCCGCGCACCGTTGCGACGATCAGGGCGCGGCCCGACGCTTGCTTGACATCATCGGGACCCCCGCTATCGTCGAGGCGCCATGGCGGTGACACGCACCCGGCGACGCCGGTTTCTCGCGGTGCGCCGCCTCCTGCTCGGCGCGATCGCGGTCGCCGGGTTCGTCGCGGTGGCGGTGGGGGTGTTCGTCTACCGGCAGTTCATGGAGACCCTGCCGCCGATCCAGGCGGCGGTCGACTACCAGCCGCCGACGACCACCCAGATCTTCGCCGCCGACGGGTCGCTGATCGGCGAGTTCTACTCGCAGAAGCGCTACCTCGTCCCGCTCGACCGCATCCCGCTCTACGTCCGTCAGGCCTTCATCTCGGCCGAGGACGATTCCTTCTACGAGCACCGCGGCGTCGACGCCAACGGCATCCTGCGCGCCTTCGTCAACAACCTCGTCGCCGGCGGCAAGGTGCAGGGCGGCAGCACCATCACCCAGCAGGTGGTGAAGACGGTGTTGCTGACGCCGCAGAAGAGCTACGAGCGCAAGCTGAAGGAGATGATCCTCTCGACCCGCCTCGAGCGCGAGGTGTCGAAGGACGACATCCTCGCCCTCTACCTGAACCACATCTACCTCGGCAGCGGCGCCTACGGCGTCGCCGCCGCCGCCGACGAGTACTTCGGCAAGGACATCGGCGACGTCACGCTGGCCGAGGCGGCGCTGCTCGCCGGCCTGCCGCAGGCGCCCAGCCGCTACTCCCCGTACCGCCACTGGCCGGACGCCAAGGCGCGCCAGCGCTACGTGCTCAACCGCATGTACGAGGAGGGCTACATCGATCGCGAGACGCGCGACGCGGCGATCATCGAGCCGATCGCGCTGTCGAGTCGCAAGGGCAGCTTCCAGGCCGCGCCGTACTTCGTCGAGCACATCCGCCGCCTGCTCGAGGAGCAATACGGGCGGACGGTGCTCTACGAGCTCGGGCTGCGGGTGAAGACGACGCTCGACCTGCGCATGCAGAACGAGGCGGAGGGCGCGCTGCGGCGCGGCATCGAGCGGCTGACCGCCGAGCACGACAGCTATCACGGCGCCTACCGCGCGATGTCGCACGAGGAGCGCAACACCTACCTGCGCCTGCAGACGGCGGCGTTCCGCGGCATGGAACGCCCGGAGGCGGGCTTCAGCTACGAGGCGCTGGTCTCCAGCGTGCGCGGCAGCAGCGCCCGGGTGCAGGTCGGACCGTTCGCCGGGGATCTCGTGCTGCCGACCTCGCCCACCGGCAAGCAGGCGAAGCTGGGGTTGATGGACCTCGTGCGCGCCCGGCCGATCGAGGAGGACGACGGCGGCGACGGCAAGCTGCGCTTCGAGTACGATGCGAGCCCGCTGCTCGAGGGCGCGTTGATCGCCATGGAGCCGGGCACCGGGTACGTGCGCGCCCTGGTGGGCGGCTACGATTTCGATCGCAGCCACTTCAACCGCGCCATCCAGGCGCGTCGGCAGCCGGGCTCGGCGTTCAAGCCGCTGGTCTACGCGGCGGCGCTCGATCGCAACTTCACCCCGGCGTCGGTGATCGTCGACGAGCCGATCTCCTACAAGGACAACGGCCGGATCTGGTCACCGCAGAACTTCGACCGGAAGTACTACGGGCCGACGTCGCTGCGCGAGGCGCTGACCAAGTCGCGCAACGTCGTCACCGTGCGCCTCGCCGAACGCATCGGGCTCAACTACCTCACCGGCTATCTGCCGCGTTTCGGCCTGCCGGGACCGATTCCGCGCAACTTGTCGATCTCCCTCGGCACGCTCGAGGTGACCCCGCTGCAGTTGGCGGTCGCCTACAGCACCTTCGCCAACCAGGGGCAGCGGCCCGTCCCGATCATGATCAGCGAGATCACCGACGCCGAGGGCCAGGTGTTGGCGCGCAACGAGCCGGACCTGACGCAGGTGCTGCCGCCGACCACCGCCTACCAGATGACCAGCATGCTGCAGGACGTGGTGCGCCGCGGCACCGGCACCGCGGCCCAGGGGCTGAGCCAACCGACGGCCGGCAAGACCGGCACCACCAACGATCTCGAGGACGCGTGGTTCGTCGGCTACACGCCGCAGTTGCTCGCCGTGGTCTGGATCGGCTTCGACAACAAGCGGCCGCTCGGCCCCAAGTCCACCGGCGGCCACGTCTCGGCGCCGATCTGGAAGGACTTCATGGCGGCCGCCCTGAAGGACGTCCCAGAGGGCCAGTTCCCGGTGCCGAACGGGCTGAAGTGCGTGAACATCGATCCGCAGACCGGCACCCGTGCCGGTGCCGGCGGCGCGCCGTACCTGGAGTGCTTCCGCGAGGGCAGCGAGCCGCAGCCGGGTGCCGTGCCGGCGGTGCCGCCGGTGCAGATGGCGAACGACGGCGGAGCCACCCGCCAACCGTCGACGCTCGAGTTCATGCGGAAGGACTACTGAGCGCCCGGACCGCGCCGGCGCGCGGTCCACGCCTACAGCGCGCGCCAGTGGTCGCCGTGCTGGCGCTTGACGGCGGCCAGGAGCGGGCCGGCGTGGCTGGGCGGAAGGGGCGGCGGCGGCGGCAGGGCGCGGCCGCAGAAGACGTCGAGCACCGCCTCCACCGAGTCGCGGGTGCCGCGCAGGTCGTAGCCGCCCTCGAGCACGGCGACCAGGCGGCCGCCGCAGACCCGATCGGCGACCTGGCGCAACGCGCCGGCCATGCCGGCGAAGCCGTGCTCGGTGACCGCCATGCCGCCGAGGGGATCGCGGCGGTGCGCATCGAAGCCGGCGGAGACGAGGATGAGCTGCGGCTCGTATTCGAGCGCCAGCGGCACCACCACCGCGTGGAAGGTTTCGAGGTACTCGGCATCGCCGAAGCCGCCGGGAAACGGCAGGTTGACGGTGAAGCCCCTGCCCTCGCCGCTGCCCACCTCGTCGATGCCGCCGGTGCCGGGATAGAAGGGCCAGCGGTGGGTCGAGACGAACAGCACCTCGGGCTGGCGGGCGAAGGCCTGTTGGGTCCCGTTGCCGTGGTGCACGTCCCAGTCGATCACCATCACCCGGTCCAGGTGATGGCGGGCGCGCAGATGGGCGGCGCCGATGGCGACGTTGTTGAACAGACAGAAGCCCATGGCGCGCTCGCGCTCGGCGTGATGGCCGGGCGGCCGCAC
Coding sequences within it:
- a CDS encoding histidine phosphatase family protein; translated protein: MAIFLIRHGETALNAARVVQTPETPLSARGLAQADALARRLAGEGVTAILSSDLPRAVMTAEKIRQACGAPLTLDASLQERNFGDARGQPYSALGVDILSSTYEPPGGESWTAFRARVETAWTRIVAAHAATGGNLAVVTHGLVCHVLADRHLQLAAETPRGAWHNASLTVVDAAPPWTVRVLNCTRHLDQP
- the nth gene encoding endonuclease III: MTRADKARRISAILDQLYPEVPIPLDHRDAFTLLVAVVLSAQCTDARVNLVTPALFARAPTPRAMARLSVDEILGLIRSCGLAPSKAKNLKALAEQLVARHGGRVPQDFAALEALPGVGHKTASVVMSQAFGQPAFPVDTHIHRLAARWGLSNGSSVERTERDLTRLFPPAAWNRLHLQMIYFGRQHCPARGHDFSRCPICSWAASRARAQRERRRRAARAPQG
- a CDS encoding PBP1A family penicillin-binding protein is translated as MAVTRTRRRRFLAVRRLLLGAIAVAGFVAVAVGVFVYRQFMETLPPIQAAVDYQPPTTTQIFAADGSLIGEFYSQKRYLVPLDRIPLYVRQAFISAEDDSFYEHRGVDANGILRAFVNNLVAGGKVQGGSTITQQVVKTVLLTPQKSYERKLKEMILSTRLEREVSKDDILALYLNHIYLGSGAYGVAAAADEYFGKDIGDVTLAEAALLAGLPQAPSRYSPYRHWPDAKARQRYVLNRMYEEGYIDRETRDAAIIEPIALSSRKGSFQAAPYFVEHIRRLLEEQYGRTVLYELGLRVKTTLDLRMQNEAEGALRRGIERLTAEHDSYHGAYRAMSHEERNTYLRLQTAAFRGMERPEAGFSYEALVSSVRGSSARVQVGPFAGDLVLPTSPTGKQAKLGLMDLVRARPIEEDDGGDGKLRFEYDASPLLEGALIAMEPGTGYVRALVGGYDFDRSHFNRAIQARRQPGSAFKPLVYAAALDRNFTPASVIVDEPISYKDNGRIWSPQNFDRKYYGPTSLREALTKSRNVVTVRLAERIGLNYLTGYLPRFGLPGPIPRNLSISLGTLEVTPLQLAVAYSTFANQGQRPVPIMISEITDAEGQVLARNEPDLTQVLPPTTAYQMTSMLQDVVRRGTGTAAQGLSQPTAGKTGTTNDLEDAWFVGYTPQLLAVVWIGFDNKRPLGPKSTGGHVSAPIWKDFMAAALKDVPEGQFPVPNGLKCVNIDPQTGTRAGAGGAPYLECFREGSEPQPGAVPAVPPVQMANDGGATRQPSTLEFMRKDY
- a CDS encoding histone deacetylase; the protein is MQTGVVLDARYMAHDTGHGHPERAERIAALLPAIGERPDVVHVPPRPATGDDIVLVHGEGHFERVARTARHAHDAFDADTPVSAQSFATACLAAGGLLALLDEVMAGRLRNGFALVRPPGHHAERERAMGFCLFNNVAIGAAHLRARHHLDRVMVIDWDVHHGNGTQQAFARQPEVLFVSTHRWPFYPGTGGIDEVGSGEGRGFTVNLPFPGGFGDAEYLETFHAVVVPLALEYEPQLILVSAGFDAHRRDPLGGMAVTEHGFAGMAGALRQVADRVCGGRLVAVLEGGYDLRGTRDSVEAVLDVFCGRALPPPPPLPPSHAGPLLAAVKRQHGDHWRAL